One Burkholderia sp. 9120 genomic window, GCCCAGTTCCTTGCCGCCCAGCTTGCCGTACGCGATCACCGCGAAGCGCGGCACCTCGCGGTGACGCTTCGGCAGTTGCTTCCATACTGCTTCGAGCGTGACGTCGAGCACCGCGTCGGCGAGTTCGGACAACCGGTCGCTCACATGCTCGACGCTCAGCTTGCCGGCCAGATCGATCAGCAGGATGCGGAACACCTCGGCCTGGTGCGCGTGGCGCAGCAGGTCCATCTGTTGCTCGACGCCGTCCGAGGCGGCGAGCCGCAAGCGCAGCGTGCGCTTGAACTCGGGCCAGTCGAACGGGCTGTTGATCGCTTCGTCGTCGAGTAGTTCGTCGAGCAGTTGCGGATGGCGAATCAGATAGCCGGCCGCCCAGCGCGACCCGCCCAGCACCGACAGCACCCGATGCAGCGCCTGCGGATATTCGGTCAGCAGCGCCAGATACGCGCCGCGCCGGCTCACCGCTTCGAGCAGATCGAAGAAGCGCGCCACCGTATCGCCGCGCCGCTCGGGCGGCTCGAGCGTGCGCGCGGCTTCCAGCGCCCGCTGCGCCACGATGTCGAAACGTTGCCGGCTACGCTCGGCCAACCCCGCGTAACGCGACGACTGCCACACGCCGCGCAGCCGCGCGAGCAACTCGCCCGGCTCGGCCACGCCCAGTTCGATCAGCCGCGCCTGCAACGCGTCGTCGGCGCTGTCGTCGGCGAGCGCGCTGCTCCAGACCCACGCGGCGGCGCCGTCTTCGGGCGCGCCACAGCCGTCGCGGCCGCTCACCTTGTCGGCGAAAATCTGGTCGAACTGCTGTTCGACGAATTCGCGATGCGCGTCGAGCCTGACCATCAACGCCGCGTAGTCGTCGCAACCCATCGCGCGGGCGAGCGCCATGCGCTCTTCGGGATCGACCGGCATCGCATGGGTTTGCGCGTCGTTGCGATACTGCAACCGGTGTTCGAGTTCGCGCAGAAAACGATAAGCCTGCGAAAGCTTCACGCAGACGGTTGTGTCGATCAGTCCGTGCGTCGCCGCGTGCCGCAATACGGCCAGCGTCGGCCTCACGCGGAAACCGGCATCCTGGCCGCCGCGGATCAACTGGAAGACCTGCGCGCTGAATTCGATTTCGCGGATGCCGCCACGTCCGAGCTTGATGTCGTCGGCCTTATCCGGCCGCATCGACGCACGGCGCTGCGCCTCCTGACGAATCTGCAGATGCAGCGCACGGATCGCGCTGATCACGCCGAAGTCGAGATAGCGGCGATAGACGAACGGCGTCACGATCGCGTTGAGCTGCTTCTGCAATCGCTGCGCGGCGTCGCTCGCACCTTCGGACACGAGCCGGCCCTTGATCCACGCGTAGCGCTCCCACTCGCGGCCCTGCACGTAGAAATACTCTTCGAGCATGCCGAGGCTACACACCAGCGGCCCGGAATCGCCGTTCGGCCGCAGTCGCATATCGACCCGGAACACGTAGCCGTCGGCGCTGACTTCGGCGAGCGCGCCGATCAGCCGCTTACCGAGGCGCGTAAAAAAGTCCTGCGTCGCGATCGGCGAACGTTGGCCGCCCGCGGTCTCGCCGTCCTCTTCATAAATAAAGATCAGGTCGATATCCGACGACACGTTCAGCTCGCGCCCACCGAGCTTACCCATACCGACCACGCCGAGCGCAAGCCGCTCGCCTTCCGGTCCGCGCGGCTCGCCATAGAGCGTTTCGAGATCCGCGGACAACACGGCCAAAGCACGCTGGATCGTCGTTTCGGCCAGGTCGGTCATCGCCCCGGTGACTTCGGCAACGTCCGCCTCGCCGGCCAGATCGCGCTCCATCACGGCGCAAAACACCTCGGTTCGCAACTGACGCAAGGCCCGTTTGAGTGCATCCTCGCTCAACGGCGCGCCATTTACCCAGTTGGCGCCGACGCCGGCCGCTTCCGCGCACAACGCGTCGAAACGCGCGTCGATGCGCTCGCGCGTGAGCGGCGCGGTGGCCAGCGCCGCCACTTGCGCCACGATTTGCGGACGGGCCGTGGCAGCCCGCGCCGCGTAATGTGAATAGGTGGAACTCAGGAGAGTTGCGTCAGTCATCAAGGGTCTGGCTCGCTCGTTGCTTGATCAGCTTGTTCATTTCGCTGTGACACATGGGTCCGGCCGCCCCGCGCAAGTCGCGAGGCGGCATGCAGACAGGGTTTGCAGGAGGTCCGCCTACGCTTTCCCGTGTGTTACATTTCGTCGTTAATTCGCAAAACTACCATACGCCCACCCGCCGCAGCATGTCCGAGCGAAACGAATCCGCCGACCCGCACGAAACCGGGCAGGTCCGGCCAGTGAGCGGAAGCGACCACATCGTGCTGCGTCGGACCTTTCACGTGGTCCTCGCGGTTGCGCTCGTCCTCTACTTCATCGCGGCCGGCCTGTTTCTCGGCTTGCGTTACGTGCTGCTGCCGCGCGTCGACGCATTCCGTCCGCGTATCGAAGCCACCGTGTCGGACAAACTGCATACGCAGTTCACCATCGGCAAGCTGGCGCCCCATTGGAGCGGCTTTCAACCGGGTCTCGACGTCACCGATCTGGTGATTCGCGATCAGGAAGGCAAACCCGCGCTGACCATTCCGCACGCCACCGCCACGCTGTCGTGGAAGTCGCTGTGGCAATTCCATCCGGCGTTGTCCAGTTTGATCGTCGATCAGCCCGACGTGCTGGTATCGCGCAGCAGCGACGGCGTGATGTCGGTGGCGGGCGTGCCGATCCCCACGCGGCACAGCGGCAACGACACGCTCTCCACCTGGCTGCTGCGCCAGCAGGCGATCGTGGTGCGCGGCGGCGTGCTGCGCTGGCGCGACGCCACGCACACCGCGCCGGAGCTCGCGCTGCGCGACATCCGCATTGCGATTCTCAACGACGGCTACGAACACCGCATGGCGCTGCAGGCGCCCGCCGACGGCCAGGTGCTGCACGGTCCGCTCGATTTCCGCACGCATTTCCGGCACACGCCGCTCTCCGCGATCGGCAAGCCGATCAACTGGACCGGCCAGGTGTACATGTCGACCGGGCCGGTGGATCTGCCGGCGCTGGCGCGCTACATCAATCTGCCGATCGAGATGTTCGCCGGACGTATCGACAACGCCATCTGGGCCGACTTCGCCGACGGCCGCATGACCCAGGCGCGCGGTCAGCTCTCCGGCACGGACGTTGCCATGCGCGTGCGTCCCACCCAGCCGAAGCTGCTGGTGCCGGTCGCCCATTTCTCGTGGCAGGTCGAAGTCGAACCGGGCGACTACAAGCTGCAACTGAATCACCTGCACGCCGAACTCGGCCAGCCGCCGCTCGACGACGGCACGCCGCTCACCCGCACGCTCGCGCTCACCACGTTGAACGGCCGCTTCCGGCAGGCTTCGCAGCAGCACGGACAACTCGTCAGCGTGAGCGGCGACCGCGTCGATCTGGGCATCCTCGCGGAATTCAGCCGCGCGCTGCCGCTGCCGCGCCGTCTGCTGAACAACCTCGTGCGCTTCAATCCGCGCGGAATGGTAGCGAACTACGTGATCGAAGTGGAGCGCGGCAAACCCGAGTCGGGTGAAGCGGGCAGCGACCATCAGTCGAGCGGCGCCGAGCCGATCGAACGTTATCGTTTCAAGGGCGACTTGCAAGGCATCAGTGTGGCTGCGCAGGAACCGCCGCCGGGGCTTACGCCGCTGAATCACCCGCGCGCCGGCATTCCCGGTATCGAAAATCTGTGGGGCAGCGTCGACGCCGACGAAAACCATGGCACCGCGCTGCTCGACACGTCCAATGTGGCGATCACGCTGCCCGGCGTGTTCGACGACCCGCGTCTGAAGCTCGACCGTCTGCATGGCCGCGCCGACTGGACCATTACACCGAAGGCGCCCGGCGAAAATCATCCGGGCTTTGCCGTCAAGCTGGCCGACTTCGCCGTCTCGAACGCCGATACGGCGGCCACCGCGACCGCCAGTTACAGCAACCCGGGCCACGGGCGCGGCTCGCTCGATCTGAAGGCCAACTTCGAACGCGCGCAGGTGACGCGCATCGTCCGTTACCTGCCGACCAGCATCAGCGAGAAGCTGCGCATCTATCTCGGTCACGGTCTGCAGGCGGGCATGTCGCGCGGCGCGACGATCGAAATTCATGGCGATCTGACCAAGTTCCCGTACTCGCGCGACCCGAGCGCGGGCATCTTTCAGATCGTCGCGCCGTTCAAGGGCGGCAAGTTCGACCCGTCGCCGTTCCCGCCGCGCAAAATGCGTAACGGCACGCCGAACGTGTGGCCGGCGCTGGACGGCATCGACGGTGTGTTCGCGCTGAAGCAGAACGTGTTGCGCTTCGACATCGACCGCGCGCATTACCAGCGGGTGGCGCTGACGCGCGTCAGCGGCAAGATCGACGATCTCGGCACCAAGGCGTCGAGCCTCGTGATCGACGGCGACGCGCGCGGGCCGCTCGCCGACATGCTCGACTACGTGAACCAGAGCTCGCTCGGCATCATGGCCAGGCACCAGACCGACAAGCTGCACGCGGAAGGACCCGCGTCGCTCGCGCTCAAGCTGACGGTGCCGCGCACGCCGATGCCGCACATCGCCGTGGAAGGCGCGGTCGGTTTCCAGAACAACCGTCTGAGCGTGGACAACGTGCCGCCCCTGTCGCAACTGAAGGGCAAGGTGCGCTTCACCGAACACACGGCGCAGGTCGACCGGCTGTCCGGCCAGTTCCTCGGCGGCGATGTGCATGCGAACGGCGGCCTGAAGCAGAACGGCACGTATGCGCTCGACCTGAACGGACATATCGCCGTCGATGCCGCGCGCGGCCTCAATCTGCACGGTCCCGCCGCGCAGGTGCTGACACGCATGAGCGGCAGCGCGCCCTACGCGCTGAATCTGCGCGGCGCCAAAGGGCATCTGCCGGAAGTGACGGCGAACTCCGATCTGAGCGGGCTCGCGCTCGACTTTCCGGCGCCGTTCGGCAAACTGGTCGGCACGCCGATGCCGCTGCATTTCGCGGTCAATCCGTCCGCCGCGCCGGGCGAAGCCGGTCTGGAACGCGCCGATCTCACCTTCGGACCGGTCGCCGCCACCTATCTGCTGAAATACGAACCCAAGTCGCCGCCGAGCGTGGTGCGCGGCGCGATCGGCGTCAACAAGCCGGCCGATCTGCCGGCCGACGGTGTGATCGCCGCCGTCGACCTCGATACTTTCGACGCCGACGCATGGCGCACGCTCATCACGCAATTGCGCAGCAAGGAAGCGCCCGCCGCCGCACCCGCCGTTGCGGCTGCCACGCCCGCGCCCGCGCCGCCGAACCCGACCGTCACGCAATTCCTGCCGAGCCGCTTCGCGCTGCACATCGGCACGCTGACGCTGCTCAAGCGTCACTGGGACAGCGTGATCGTCGGCGCCTCGCATGCCGACGGTAAATGGCAGGCGAACATCGCGTCGAACCAGGTGTCCGGCCACGTGTCGTGGCTGCCGGGCGCCAACAAGGAATCGCCGGGCACGCTGCAGGCGCGCTTCGCCCGCGTGGTGATTCCGTCGGCCGCCGACAAGGACCTGCTCGGCCAGGCGATGTCGGCCCCGGCGCAGAACATGCCGTCGATCGATCTGGTGGTGAACGAGCTGATCGTGCGTGACCGCAACATTGGCCGCCTCGAAGTCGACGCTCACAATTTCACCGAAGACGGCGTGCCGGTCTGGCAACTCGACAAGCTCGACATCACTAACCCCGCGGCCACGCTGACCGCCACCGCGAACTGGCGCACCTCGACCGGCCTCGGCAATGCCGCCGACGAAACGACGCCGCGCCGCACCGTGTTCGATTTCAAGCTCGACATTAAAGATGCCGGCGCGCTGCTCGAACGCTTCGGCCAGCCGCGTACGCTCAAAGCCGGCGCCGGCTCGCTGTCGGGCAAGGTGGTGTGGCGCGGCGGACCGACCGTGATCGACTATCCGACGCTCAACGGCAACCTCGCCGTCGACCTGCGCCACGGCCAGATTCTCAAGGTCGATCCAGGCGTCGCCAAGCTGCTCGGCGTGCTCAGTCTGCAAAGCCTCGCGCGCGTCGCTACGCTGAACTTCCGCGACGTGATCGGTGAAGGGCTGCCGTTCGAACATGTGACCGGCACCGCGCAGATCCACGACGGAATCGGCCGCACCGAGAACTTCGAAATGGTCACCGCACCGGCCCGCGCCGAGATGAAAGGCACGCTCGATCTCGCGCAGGAAACCCAGGATCTGCACGTGCAGATCGTGCCGACGGTCAGCGCCGGCGCCGCGGTGGTCGCCGCGGCGGTGATCAATCCGCTGCTCGGCGTGGGCGCGCTGGTGGCCGATCTGGCGTTCAGCAAATCCGTCTCCCACGCGTTCGCACGCGAATATGCGATCACCGGTTCGTGGTCGAAACCGCACGTTGAGCGGGTCAAGGGCGATCGCGGTAAGATGGACGCTCCGGCTTCGACCGTGGAAGCGCACTGAGCTCTATTCGACCCTTTGCCCGGTCGGACACGCGCGGTGCCACACCGGCGGCCCAGCCAGCCTTGAACGACGTAGGCGGCGCCAGCGGATCGCGCCGCCGCCCTGCCGGGAGTTTTTCGAAACGCTCATGAGCGAAACACACGTCTCTTCAACCGTATCCAGCGGCTCACTGGACAGCGTCTTTCGCGTCGCCGCGTTGCAGATGGTCAGCACGCCGGAGCCCGAACGCAATCTCGCCGAAGCGCAACGCCTGATCGCCGAAGCCGCCGCCGACGGCGCGCAACTGGTTCTGCTGCCCGAATACTTCTGCTTCATGGGCTTCAAGGACACCGACAAGCTGGCGGTGCGCGAGCCCTACCAGGACGGCCCGATCCAGCGTTTTCTCGCCGACGCCGCGCGCCGTCACAAGATCTGGGTGATCGGTGGCACGCTGCCGCTCACGGCGCCAGAGGCGTCGCGCGTGCTGAACACCACGCTGGTGTTCGACCCGCACGGCAACGAGGCCGCCCGCTACGACAAGATCCACCTGTTCAACTTCGAAAAGGGTGAGGAATCGTTCGACGAAGCGCGCACCATTCGCCCCGGCGACGAAGTCCGCACGTTCGAAGCGCCGTTCGGCCGCGTCGGCCTGTCGGTCTGCTACGATCTGCGCTTTCCGGAGCTGTACCGGCGCATGGGCGACTGCGCGCTGATCGTGGTGCCGTCGGCGTTCACTTACACCACCGGCCGCGCCCATTGGGAAATGCTGCTGCGAGCCCGCGCGGTC contains:
- the glnE gene encoding bifunctional [glutamate--ammonia ligase]-adenylyl-L-tyrosine phosphorylase/[glutamate--ammonia-ligase] adenylyltransferase translates to MTDATLLSSTYSHYAARAATARPQIVAQVAALATAPLTRERIDARFDALCAEAAGVGANWVNGAPLSEDALKRALRQLRTEVFCAVMERDLAGEADVAEVTGAMTDLAETTIQRALAVLSADLETLYGEPRGPEGERLALGVVGMGKLGGRELNVSSDIDLIFIYEEDGETAGGQRSPIATQDFFTRLGKRLIGALAEVSADGYVFRVDMRLRPNGDSGPLVCSLGMLEEYFYVQGREWERYAWIKGRLVSEGASDAAQRLQKQLNAIVTPFVYRRYLDFGVISAIRALHLQIRQEAQRRASMRPDKADDIKLGRGGIREIEFSAQVFQLIRGGQDAGFRVRPTLAVLRHAATHGLIDTTVCVKLSQAYRFLRELEHRLQYRNDAQTHAMPVDPEERMALARAMGCDDYAALMVRLDAHREFVEQQFDQIFADKVSGRDGCGAPEDGAAAWVWSSALADDSADDALQARLIELGVAEPGELLARLRGVWQSSRYAGLAERSRQRFDIVAQRALEAARTLEPPERRGDTVARFFDLLEAVSRRGAYLALLTEYPQALHRVLSVLGGSRWAAGYLIRHPQLLDELLDDEAINSPFDWPEFKRTLRLRLAASDGVEQQMDLLRHAHQAEVFRILLIDLAGKLSVEHVSDRLSELADAVLDVTLEAVWKQLPKRHREVPRFAVIAYGKLGGKELGYASDLDVIFLYDDADDAAAEIYSTYTRRLITWLTTATGAGTLFDVDLRLRPNGESGLLVTDLDAFRRYQLREGDAANTAWVWEHQALTRARYCAGDAEIGAKFEAIREQVLTTPREAAPLAKEIVEMRERVEAGHPNHTALFDLKHDRGGMVDIEFTVQYWVLLHAASDPELIRNTGNIALLREVSRFGLMSEAEAETVGAAYRTYRKLQHKLRLDGMEKARVVPALVQTEREAVLGLWERVFG
- a CDS encoding YhdP family protein — translated: MSERNESADPHETGQVRPVSGSDHIVLRRTFHVVLAVALVLYFIAAGLFLGLRYVLLPRVDAFRPRIEATVSDKLHTQFTIGKLAPHWSGFQPGLDVTDLVIRDQEGKPALTIPHATATLSWKSLWQFHPALSSLIVDQPDVLVSRSSDGVMSVAGVPIPTRHSGNDTLSTWLLRQQAIVVRGGVLRWRDATHTAPELALRDIRIAILNDGYEHRMALQAPADGQVLHGPLDFRTHFRHTPLSAIGKPINWTGQVYMSTGPVDLPALARYINLPIEMFAGRIDNAIWADFADGRMTQARGQLSGTDVAMRVRPTQPKLLVPVAHFSWQVEVEPGDYKLQLNHLHAELGQPPLDDGTPLTRTLALTTLNGRFRQASQQHGQLVSVSGDRVDLGILAEFSRALPLPRRLLNNLVRFNPRGMVANYVIEVERGKPESGEAGSDHQSSGAEPIERYRFKGDLQGISVAAQEPPPGLTPLNHPRAGIPGIENLWGSVDADENHGTALLDTSNVAITLPGVFDDPRLKLDRLHGRADWTITPKAPGENHPGFAVKLADFAVSNADTAATATASYSNPGHGRGSLDLKANFERAQVTRIVRYLPTSISEKLRIYLGHGLQAGMSRGATIEIHGDLTKFPYSRDPSAGIFQIVAPFKGGKFDPSPFPPRKMRNGTPNVWPALDGIDGVFALKQNVLRFDIDRAHYQRVALTRVSGKIDDLGTKASSLVIDGDARGPLADMLDYVNQSSLGIMARHQTDKLHAEGPASLALKLTVPRTPMPHIAVEGAVGFQNNRLSVDNVPPLSQLKGKVRFTEHTAQVDRLSGQFLGGDVHANGGLKQNGTYALDLNGHIAVDAARGLNLHGPAAQVLTRMSGSAPYALNLRGAKGHLPEVTANSDLSGLALDFPAPFGKLVGTPMPLHFAVNPSAAPGEAGLERADLTFGPVAATYLLKYEPKSPPSVVRGAIGVNKPADLPADGVIAAVDLDTFDADAWRTLITQLRSKEAPAAAPAVAAATPAPAPPNPTVTQFLPSRFALHIGTLTLLKRHWDSVIVGASHADGKWQANIASNQVSGHVSWLPGANKESPGTLQARFARVVIPSAADKDLLGQAMSAPAQNMPSIDLVVNELIVRDRNIGRLEVDAHNFTEDGVPVWQLDKLDITNPAATLTATANWRTSTGLGNAADETTPRRTVFDFKLDIKDAGALLERFGQPRTLKAGAGSLSGKVVWRGGPTVIDYPTLNGNLAVDLRHGQILKVDPGVAKLLGVLSLQSLARVATLNFRDVIGEGLPFEHVTGTAQIHDGIGRTENFEMVTAPARAEMKGTLDLAQETQDLHVQIVPTVSAGAAVVAAAVINPLLGVGALVADLAFSKSVSHAFAREYAITGSWSKPHVERVKGDRGKMDAPASTVEAH
- a CDS encoding carbon-nitrogen hydrolase family protein, giving the protein MSETHVSSTVSSGSLDSVFRVAALQMVSTPEPERNLAEAQRLIAEAAADGAQLVLLPEYFCFMGFKDTDKLAVREPYQDGPIQRFLADAARRHKIWVIGGTLPLTAPEASRVLNTTLVFDPHGNEAARYDKIHLFNFEKGEESFDEARTIRPGDEVRTFEAPFGRVGLSVCYDLRFPELYRRMGDCALIVVPSAFTYTTGRAHWEMLLRARAVENQCYVLAAAQGGKHENGRRTWGHSMLIDPWGEIVAVRDEGAGVVAGNLERARIDEVRQSLPAWRHRVLS